One Vicia villosa cultivar HV-30 ecotype Madison, WI linkage group LG5, Vvil1.0, whole genome shotgun sequence genomic window, CCTTGAGGGAGGTAATCTACTATTCGTATTATTGTCAAATTAGAGGAGAGAAGCATGAATCAAATGGTTTCAGTTTCCAGGTTTTGGATCCTTTGAGACAAATGATCATCGGCCCACCTTTGGAGGATGCTCGCCATCTTGCTCAGCGGTATAGTCGGATGAGACAAGAAGCAGAGACACAAGTAAGTCAAAGTTTGGAATGAATCTATACTTAAAGCAAGTAGTAACTTGATACAATTTGATTCCGTATCTCATGTATGGAATTattgaagagtgaaagtttggaTTCATATTAACATTTGAACCACTTCATTGTTTGGAGTTTTTATTTCTTCTGAGTCTTATTGGTCAAATTGGTTTTCAAAATTCATTTAGAAAGAGGAGATTTCTAGAAGACAAGCACGGGTCAGGGAATCTCAAACTGCTGAGCATGTTGCCAAACTGCATGCTGCAGAAGCTAAGATGCAGGAGCTGAAAGCAAACATGGCAGTTCTAGGTAAAGAAGCTTCAGCTGCATTGGCTGCTGTTGATGCACAACAACAGAGACTGACTTTCCAAAGGCTTGTTGCTATGGTATGATAATACATGATTGTTATTATATCAACCTATGCCAAATATGTAATTAGTTTGGACTTTTATTTTAAAGATTTTGCTTATGATTTTTTAGGTTGAATCAGAGAAGACTTTTCATTCAAGAGTTGCAGCTATTTTTGGTGAAATTGAAACTGAGGTGAAAACCAACCATCCTGATATTGAGTTTTTAAGAATGAtctattatatatttttctttctgtttgattttatttctatgtTTGTAAACATTTGGAGCTTTCTCTCAGATTGTCTCTGACAGACAGAAGAAAGAATCAGCCCCTCCAGCCGTTCTGGTCCAGAATGGCTCAGAGAAAACAATGTACTTCTTGGCTGAGGTATGCTGCATTTATCTAAACCTAAGATGATGATTACTATTGTTATTGTCACGTGGTTgctgttgttattattgttgttgatgaCGGTGctcattatcattatcatgtcATATATGACTTTATTATTAAAACCATGATTATAATCATCCAAATCCTTACCATCAACTGATTAACTTCATTCCTTTCTCTTTTTACTTGCTTAGTTTGTTTAGATCCGACTGATTAATTTCACTGCTTTGTTTTTTTGGAATCGCATGGCTCTGACAATGTGAATCAGGCCTTGTACGAACAATATCCTGAGTAATTATTTTCTTCATCAACTGATCTTTGGTGCATGGTGCATCTTTTGCAGGCAATGCATCCTTATGATGCTGAATCAGAAAAGGAACTGAGCTTTTCAAAGGGTGACTTTATTGTCGTGAGGAAGGTGTATTTTCATCCCATCATCCTTTTCATACTTTTTTTTATGCGAAATTCCTCAAACAGGCCAGGAGATTAGAAAAGAAAGGATTGACACTTTCTTTGGAAACATTTCCATTTAGTAGCTTTTATGTTGGATACTTATATCAATGAGATTGCCACCAATTGTTGCTTCTACCACTATCATAAATAATGAAATTTAGTCGATGAATTGGATTTGATCTTGCACTCTTTCCAGGTCTCTGTGTTTACCATAATTCTAAATGTTACACAGGTGAGCCAAACAGGGTGGTCAGAAGGAGAATGCAACGGTAGAGGAGGGTGGTTTCCTTCTGGCTACGTGGAAAAACGACAGAGAATCCCCT contains:
- the LOC131607863 gene encoding SH3 domain-containing protein 3 yields the protein MDAFRKQASKLRDQVAKQQQAVIKQFSGSGYESSDVVVIDEVEMQRHQHMDKLYRATRAGRDFQKEIVKAAETFTAISYKHIETGTKLSEECCRYGAENNSDNILAKAASVYGDARKHVEKEHEELNRLLSSQVLDPLRQMIIGPPLEDARHLAQRYSRMRQEAETQKEEISRRQARVRESQTAEHVAKLHAAEAKMQELKANMAVLGKEASAALAAVDAQQQRLTFQRLVAMVESEKTFHSRVAAIFGEIETEIVSDRQKKESAPPAVLVQNGSEKTMYFLAEAMHPYDAESEKELSFSKGDFIVVRKVSQTGWSEGECNGRGGWFPSGYVEKRQRIPSSNMAGEVY